One Desulfobulbus oligotrophicus DNA segment encodes these proteins:
- a CDS encoding response regulator, which translates to MSEKVLLIDDEQDFLEVMSERMKNRDIDVTTATSAENGLHLAAEGGFDAIILDLQMPEMDGMEALKRLQAIDPDLQVILLTGHGTVEKSVQAMRLGAADFLEKPADIQELTEKIKKAHARKIMLVEKETEAKIRSILGSKAW; encoded by the coding sequence ATGTCAGAGAAAGTACTGCTAATCGATGATGAACAAGATTTTCTCGAGGTTATGTCTGAGCGGATGAAAAATCGAGATATTGATGTTACCACTGCCACATCAGCTGAAAATGGTCTGCATCTCGCCGCAGAAGGTGGTTTTGATGCCATTATCCTTGATTTGCAAATGCCGGAGATGGACGGCATGGAGGCTCTGAAAAGGCTGCAGGCAATTGATCCGGATCTTCAGGTTATTCTTCTGACGGGCCACGGTACAGTGGAAAAGAGTGTTCAGGCTATGAGGTTGGGGGCAGCCGATTTTCTTGAAAAGCCGGCTGACATCCAGGAGTTGACAGAGAAAATTAAAAAAGCACATGCACGGAAGATCATGCTGGTTGAGAAGGAGACCGAAGCCAAAATCCGTTCGATCTTAGGGAGTAAAGCCTGGTGA